One Magnolia sinica isolate HGM2019 chromosome 2, MsV1, whole genome shotgun sequence genomic window, ACAATCACCTTCACTAATCTCAGTTGAAATGAACTTGTACAACCTATTTGGATAGGAAAATGCATACATTCAATCCCAACAGAATTACAAATACAGTGTAACAACAACCAAATGCATATACATCATTGAAGATTCTGTTCTTGAAACCATATGAAAAACTAGCTAAGGACTAgccttaaattttaattttatttgttaAACTCCAGAATCTAAACATAAATGATCGCTTCGGGATCCCAAAACAACTTCCCTTCTAATCTTCCGCTGTTCTCTGCTTGTTGCCAAGGCCGCATATGGATTGGCAATCGATTCAAATTGCAACAATTGTGTTGTACCGAAGTAGAAGTGAATGGTTATGATGTATTTTGGATGACAGACGTCAAGAGGATATTCGAATCGCACGGTTAGTCATACATGCGTGTGGGATTgggtcatctggtgggccacacatatatgaGGAAGATGGACGTTAGAAACAGAAGGGCCCACAATCTACACCCAACATACATGCACAGCCAACTCGTATGAGTGGACCACCTGATTGTTGGAGCAGGGCATGTTAATGGGacgccccacctgatgaatggcccagaacTCACACACATGAGCAACATTGGAATGTGAGATGCGAATCTCCTCATCTGTCTTCTCACCATGATCTTATCTTTCTCACAGTGTCTTTATTTCGATTCCAACAGGAAACAAATGTACAACTTGGAATCAGTTACCAAGTGGGACTAGCCCAGCTTTCCAAAATTCACATCGCTACAACTCAATTATCGCAATCTTAAATCAATCGCACATCCAAACATGGCCCAAGCGTTCAAAGATTCAAGAATGCTCCAAAGACTCCAAATCACTAATTGCACATACCTTACAAACATAAGCAAGATTAATCTCCACAAGAAAGCAATCAGCCAAGGTTCGAATTCACCCAAGGAGGGATGATGATGTCTTCTCAATGTTCCTCCCAGACAAAGACGAAGATCCCAAAGCCTGTAAGGATGAGCTGGAGGATGGGGCCGGGGCGGAAGCCGCAAAGGTCGAGAGAGCACTAACATTAGCACTGCCACTAGTGCTACTCAAAGACCCCTCCATGGCCTTCGGTGCCGGTGGCTTCTCAATGGTCATGATCCCTTCTAGCATCTGTACTACCTTCCCCATCGTCGGCCTTTGAGATGGCTGCTCCTGAATACACCAAAAGCTCACCTGAATCACCCTATCGAGCTGTTCGACATCTAGCTCCTCATCTGCAAGCCTTTTATCCACAATGCTTGTGATACTTCCCCGGTCAAATTCTTCATACGCCCAAACAGAGAACTTCTTCCGACCCGTGTCCCCCGACACATCGAAATTCCGCCGTCCACTCACAATCTCCAACAACACCATTCCATAGCTGTACACGTCAGACTTGGACGTGATGGGGAGATTTGCAAGCCATTCAGGGGCTAAGTACCCGCGGGTCCCTCTAACACTCGTCAAGGTCCGGTACCGATGATCTTTCGGATTTACGAGCTTTGCAAGGCCGAAATCTGAGACCTTGGCATTGTAATTCTCATCCAACAAGATGTTCTCTGGCTTTATGTCGCAATGAACAATGCAATCTCGGCACTCCTCGTGCAAGTACGTTATCCCCCTTGCGGTCCCAAGCGCTATGTTGAACCGGCTGCCCCAATCCAACTTCCCCAACGATTCGTCAGAGAAAAGGAAATTGTCGAGGGACCCATTCCGCATGAACTCGTAGACCAACAACCGGTGTCGGCCTTCAGAGCAGAACCCAATCAAACGCACCAGATTCAAATGGTGTGTGCTACTGATCGTCGCAACCTCCATCCGGAACTGCTTCTCCCCTTGCTCAATCCCTTCGAGCTGTTTAACCGCGACCACCGTCCGGTTCGCAAGGACACCACGATAGACAGCCCCGAATCCTCCAGCACCAAGCTTCTCTCGGAACCCTTTGGTCGCACGCTGAAGGTCTTTATACGAGAACTGAACCGGTGCACCAGAAGCATACTCAAGAAGTGCATATTGTGCTGACAGGGTGCCAAATTTGGGGCTGTTCCTACAGCAACACCACCAAAGCCCGAATTCCATGAAAACCAAGGCCAGGATGGTGCCCAATACTACGACCGCGACCACCCAGGCCCGCAGCTTCTTCGACGAGGCCAGTGTCTGGCCAGCTGCTGGCGGAGACTGGTTGGGTTGCGCCGGGGCACAGACCTTGACAAAAGAAGTGCTCGGGAGAGCTGGTGACTGGTAGCCGCTAACAAAATCCGAGACCTTCAAGAAACACAACCCTGAGCCATCGGATAACGAAGTGGATGCAACGCACGACCCACCCCCCAGGCAATTCAGCCGGCAGGCAGTAATTCCAACAAAAAAGACCTCGTTCGAGAGCTCAGGTGGGTACGTCAGGAATTGGGTGTGGCTCATTTCCAACATGGTTGAACTCCCTGGACAATCCGCAATCGCCTGCTTCCTCCTACACCCCATACGCTGATTGTTCGGATCCACAAACTCAAAATTCAAAGACGGGCAGCCGCACAGCGGCTCTGTATCATTATAACTACAAATACCCATGTTGCCACACCACCCGAAAACCTGGCACTGATCTAAGACAGCGGCCCACCGCGGGTTCTCAACCCCACTGCCCCTCACAGAGCTATAAGCCCTCAAATTTCCATCTGAGTCCAACCTCAGAAACCTCACAGTATCGCCGCCCTCACCATAATCACTGCTATATGCGATCGGGACAGAGCCCGGGAGAGAAAGATCATAGAGCCGTAGAATTCCGACCGATTGGAGGGTCAGGCTGGGCGATGTAAGGCTCCGATTGAACGTTGAGTTCAGGCCTTGATTCCAGTAAATTATGGAATTACCCCATTGAAGCGTTAGGTTTCCGGATTTCAAGAGATTAAATGAATAACGCCCAGATCGCAGAACCTTACCCATCGTGAAATTCTGGTCTTGTAAGATCGTGTCCGTTGGATTTTCAAAGGTGGACCAGACGGTCGTGGTTCCATTTTTGAGAACGAAGTTACCTGTGTCTTCAAGGGCGGCGGATGTGATCCCAAGGCCGGTGGTGTTGGATTGCCAGATGGTGGTACCAGAGCCGTTGATGAGGCGGAGATTGCCGTTGGAGAGGAATTCAAGGGCCCCACCTATGTCGACACGGGCATCGGCCCCACCGGCTTTCCAGATGGCGATGCCGCCGGAGTAGGAGATGGCGGCGATGAAGGACGAGTCTTCGGTCCGGTTGAGGAACTGGAAGGAGAAGGTCCCATTAGGGGACGGCCAGGATAAGCTGAGGTTGGTGGGGCGGAGGGTGGACCCCACTGAGATATCTTGAGAACGGAGAGTTGggatgagagagaaaagggggaGGATGGTGAGGAGAAAAGAGATATAGTGGAATTGCATGTTTCGTTGTCGGTGTTCTGCTTGTTGTGGGTGTTGCTGTGGGAGAGTTATTAGAGAGAGGGTTTGAAGTGTAAGAAATGAAGGGATTAAGAGGGATGCTTGATTGTGGGTGTTTTGGTTGTTGCAGGTGTTATTTGGGTGTTTCGTTGTCGGTGTTCTGCTTGTTGTGGTTGTTGCTGTGGGAGAGATATTAGAAGGGTTAGAAATGAAGGGATTAGAGAGGGATGCTTGATTGTGGGTGTTTCGTTGTGGGCATTATTGTGGGAGGGGTAGAGAGCGTGGGAAAGAGGGTTTGGAAGAAATTGCGGTGGAAATGAAAGAGAAGACCGGGGATTATGTGGAATAATCACGAGCGATTACACTTTTTAAGACACTCGCCTCTCACACGTGGGAAAGATGGCACACATGTGATCAGATCTGTTCGTTAGATGGGTGAAACCGGTTGGATCCCTTGTGTTGAAAAGTATCAGATTACTGATGATCTGTACGTTTACGTTGAATATTGACCGTTGTTAATATCTATGACCGTCTATGTATTTCGTTGAATGATTCTCAGTATACCAGCACGTTTTCTAGATGGTGATCTACAGTGGGGCCCTTTTAATGAACAGCTTAGATCtttcacacgtgtggcacgtatATACGTAGGGGAGGCGAGTTCAAGAATGCACTCGCTCGAGTTGACTCAGAGAAATTTTGTATTAGCACCGGGAACTGCATACGCCGAACACAAGCGCCCCCACGTGGGGCTAGATTTTGCACGCTTTCGAGATCTGGAACGTTtatcatgcgggccccacataattgaAATATTTTATTCGATTCAATCATCTGTTGTATCATAGATGAGTGGAGAATTAGACGGATGAAAAATGATATATGAAAATTATCATTTGACTTCTATCATTGGACATTTGAAGAAGAGATACGACCTCAAATTTATATCATGGCACATTAAATAATGGGCCTGCCTAATGGACGAATCAGATCGTCTCCATGTTTTCCATGTAAGTACGTGTTGGGTCCTTGGATTTGAGGGATTGCATCTGTAAATACAAATGTCATCTAAGGAAGACTTTAAAGGAGCGGGGGCTGCTGTTTTAAGACTCTTGCTATCTGTTCCAGTCGTAGCCTTTTGCACGCCATATACGGCAGGGATAGAGTTGTTATAATACATCATGATGTAGTAATTTGAATACATCGCAACTTTAGACTTTGGTCTTGTAGTCATAATTCAATGATCGGtgccgtttatatgatgggacccacatatatGGGATtttcagatggaaaataaaactcTTCTATAGAGTATTATGAGACTCGAATCATTTGAATTTTTCCTTTGAAAATATACGGTCTATATATTCTTCAAACAatcaaaattagaaattttttaataatattttctaTATATATTCCATCTATTGTTAATCACATCAtatgaaccgtttggatcatTTAAAAATACCTGATCCAATGGATAAACGCCCGACATGTTATATTATATTCAGTCGGGATATATTCTACCAAACCTTGccagaaaataaaagagaaattaaCGACTgtgaccccaccttttatccagcggtttttctgaggcaatacaaacttagaatacgcagttggacctcctcgtacggagtcggaatttctggacgaaaatacccctcctcctgacggaaacggattcggtACTCCCGCTACCTCCAGCGAATGGCGTACGGTCGGTgttccgtgagccccaccatgatgtatgcttttcatctatgcgtccatatatttttccacatcattttatggtatgagaccaaaaatgagttatatccaaatctcaagtgtaccacgttacagaaaatagtgttgaatgagcatcaaccactAGAAACCATTAGAGGGCaataaaatttttggatgaacttgatttttttttttccttcatctatttCTGtctgaactaatcaacagattagatgtcaattaAACAGTTCATTGTTCCTTAGGAGAAATTTAATtgtcaatatccaatcaatattatcttcttgttgtgtggtccacctgagatttatatccctctcattttttgaaagaaagactaaaatgaactgaaaaaatgaatgaacagaatggatgaaacacacacatcatggtggggctcacagaccaccgaccacagccattgggtggtggcagggtgagtagccaatccgtttcctttcctTAATATCTTACTCCCTTCTTTCACACCTGTTGCTTTCACTCCCTTCTCAAAATAACAGTCTTTCACTCCTTTTCAACGATAAACCGACGCACGGAGgttattcttctcattttcctcatCGAATCTTAGTGAATCATgtagatatcatcattctacatttgccattttctttcttggctagggttacgtgaaatcccacgAAGTGGCTACATTTGCAATCCTTGAAAAGGTTGAAAATATTtcctcactccaaagcacctctcttcaactTACATTTGACCTGTACTACGGTAGTCGGTGGTACGGATGTTTTTAAAAAATGCTCAGCTCGTACAATTGCATTGCATGtgaagttcggtcaattccatgaattaggcttactcaatttcatgtgttaggcttagttaattttatgtgttgatcggtccaatccatgtggaactcgctcaattccatttgaagctcactcaattccatgttagagctcactcgatctcatgctatgctcgctgaatttcatgtttaccctgctgaatttcatgctaggatcgctcaatttaatgtttgcccaacttaatttcatggtagataagataaagtcaatttaatgtttgcctcgataaatttcatgccaggaacactcaatttaatgtttgcccagcttaatttcatggtagacaagataagttcaatttaatgtttgcctcgataaattttaTGCTAGtatcgctcaatttaatatttgcccagctcaatttcatggtagataaggtcaatttaatgtttgtcttgataaatttcatgctaggattgctcaatttaatgtttgtctgGCTCAATATCATGTtgtgctcgctcgatttaatttttgccccactcaatatcatgctatgcccgcttgatttaatgtttgccccgttgaatatcatgttatgctcgctcgatttaatgtttgcccctctgaatatcatactatgctcgctcgatttagtgtttgcccagctcaatatcatgctatgctcgctcgaaataTCATTCGCTCAGCTCAATATCATGTgacgctcgctcgatttaatgtttgcttgcatagctgaatttatagtttgtcccgctcaattttttgtttgccttgttcaatttctagtttgctcggctgattttttggattttcttgttgaattttgtagtttgccccactcaatttctagtttgtcttgctcaattttcatgtttgccccgctgattttttagtttaccccgttgagtttcatgtttgccctgctcaattccatgttttcccagatcaatttctagtttgccccgctcatattctCAATGTATGAGCTCTGGTTGTTTATTTGATGCTAGGTCAATGAATTTATTGATGGACTTATTTGATGCTAGCTATGGTCAATTTAATCCAAGTTGATGCGCATGTGATAGGcttaatcaatttcatgcattaggcttattgaattttatgtgttgatggggattacatacactcgatttaatgtttgcttgcatggCTTAATTTATAGTGTGCCCcacttaattccatgctatgctCGTTGAATTCcatttcgctcaatttcatgtttgccctgctgaatctcATGCTTATccccctcgctgaatttcatatttgccctgctcaatttgtacgttgtctcgctcatttttctagtttgtcccactcaatgtcatgttagattgccttactcaatttaatAAAATAAGATACGAAATCATTCGTAGAAggcctaatccatataagctctggTTGTTTATGTGAAAATTTAACGTgttgcttactctttatttccttaagctttgtatcattctcatctacaagggaaagcgagttttcggtcttctattatttaattgagttttgcCTTATGGGAAGCTTCCGTTGTTTAACGATTTATTGATAATTTGTCATTGTATTGAATTTTGCAGATAATGGCTACGAGAATCATTTGTTGCTACGGCGgggagttagaatgtgaaaacaaGCAATGGACGTACACGAGTGGAAGTACGAAAACTATTTCGCTAGATGTAGATACTACGTATGAGGAATTTCTATCCAGAATGTACAGGATTATTAAGAGAATATGAATAGATTGTGATATTcagatgaaagttttgtatccctGCTCTAATAAATTAATCCCTCCTACCGTTCTTGAGGACGACGATGATGTCAAAGTGTTCctggcaacacagttggagcattcgaaAAAGTTCATCCCTTTAGTTATCGAGACAATCCAACACATTAATATGACAACACACGTTGACAGTGTGGTAGAAGAGCATGGTgtggaatttgaatataagctaaatccattacaagtagtaggaacaaatgatcaactgtccgagccgcctcaaacatcaaaatttgtgaGTACCCAAGTCTGCGGTGCACGTGACCTTGACCTCATTTGTGATTACATGGTACCGCTTCTAGCAACAACAGCAGATACATCAATCCTGAAAGCAACATCCCGCATCCAGACCTTCCtgaaacatcaaacttcaacacCCGTCAAGTTCCTATGCCgtttgatgatgctgcattcactAATGCAGCAATGCTGGAATATACGGATTCATTGAGTGAATCGATTGAGATAGCCGTTGAGCAAACATTTAAGTACAAGCGTCGGTGCCAGCATGTTTTGAGTCAATTTGCCCTTCAAAATAAATTTCAGTACAGggtactgtactcaaattctaggagatttacGGTTGTATGCTTCGAAGAAAgatgcgaatggagggttcatgcatcacGCGTGGGTGATTCAGGAATTTTCAAGATACGGACTTATAGGCCaaatcacacgtgtggcatgtcatggatgaggagcgatcaccggcaagcaagcagtaagttagcatgtgatttggttgttagccgcatagagcaacgcctagggttgaggccacgtgatattatcttcgccatgcaagagaggtataatattgttatcagtTATCGGAAGGTATGGGCAGCCAAGGAGCTTGCAATCAATcaggtgatggggtcttatgaagactcctacaatcaactccccttgtatTTACATGAATTGAGGACGGGACTGCCCTGCATGTTAACAAAGAGACTTTCAAGTTCGAAAGATGTTCTGTTGCGCTTGGACAATGCGTTAgaagttttcaaaaatcattgcggagggtattagccattgacgggacacacttaaagggaaaatacaagggtgttctattcatcgccacagccttagatggggacaatcatatatttccagttgcgtttggcatcggggaatcggagaacggtagcagttggaattggttccttacttaCCTTAGCGATGCGATAGGGTCTGTGGATGATTTTGTGATTATATCCGATAAACATAAAGGTTTACTGAAAGAGGTACCCCATGTCTTCCCACGTGCAATTCATGGCTACTGCGCATATCATATctacagaaacttggtggacacctttaaaGACAAGTCATTGGAGATGTACTTTTGGCAGGCAGTGAAGACATGTAGGGTGGCTGAATTcgaaaaattaatgcatgatatcgaaatggccaaccccgcagtacatgcatggctgacagaaatcgGATACGAGAGATGGACATCTTCACACTTTtcaggaaaaagattcaacttggttacTACAAACATTTCCGAGTGTGTCAatgccctcttcaaagaagcacgcgaaTACCCCGTTACGAAATTGATAGAAGGGGTTAGATTGAAGATGCAGGaattgttttataagagaagagaatctgcggCATCGTTTATAGGGCCATTGACAGCATGGGCGGAGCAGCAGTTAAAGGATCTTGTGCAGAAGGCGCGAGATGTTCGCTGTCATCctatttctcgagatgagtactatgttgtgggagattataatgatacagtcaagctcagtgagttttcgtgtacatgtcgcgagtttggCGTGAAGGGGTACCCTTGTATACATGTCCtgtcagcatgtataaactacgATCTCCCTCATTACTCATATTGCTCCCCATTCTACACGGTGCAAAATTACATAGCTATGTATAGCGAATCGGTCTACCCAGTACGTGACAAGAGTGAGTGAGAAGAAATTTCGGTGGGCTTTAAGGAGTACTGTGCGCAAATCAAACCTCCAGGACAAAGAAGGTCAGTTGGAAGACCTAAAAAGCTGAGAATTTCATCGCGTGGAGAGGAATCGAAAACAATAAAGTGTGGGCGATGCAAACAAACTGGGCATAATCGTCGGAAGTACAAGTTTCCCATACCTGAAAAATAGTATACTCTGTAATTTTTATAGTGTTTTGATATATAACATACTTTGAAAACTTGGTGGATGTTGAATAAACTCTCTACGTTGTCCCACAgtgttttcagtttgtcccgctatgCTTGTCAAAAAGGAAAATGCTCATGGAAATCATTGCAGGGCAATTGCGCGGATACTAGAATGAGTAAAAGTAAAAACATGCCTGATAGACAAGAACTTCACAGGCATAGAAGGAAAATCCCTtagcccactcattttcatgtttgcctcgctcatatgtCAATttaccccgttgtttttctagtttgccctgctcaaaattcagtttgccccgctcatattgcATTTTATTTTGCCCCGCCGTttttctagtttggcctgctcatatttcagtttgtcccactgatattctagtttgccccgctgattttctagttcgcCCCACTTATTTTCTAGTATCctccgctgattttgtagtttgtctATCtcgtatttcagtttgccctgctgattttatagtttgccccgctcgtatttcagtttgccccgctgattttctagatcaccccgcttattttctagttttctccgctgattttttagtttgcccatctcatatttcagtttgccggGCAAATTttctatttgccccgctcattttcatggttgcctaactcaatttcatgcttgggaTGAGAAATGACAGAATCAATCTGAGATGCATGATGAAGGAGATTGAGAGTAATAAAATAAGAACATCCACACACTACTGCACATCATAAACCAAAGCGGAAACACTTTCATATATAATCTGAGTTAGTACAATGTTCCCATACATAACTATCCATGAAAAAAACGTAAATGATGCCAACTACTAACTATTATAGTACTAGATGGAAATGATCCACTTCTTACTACACATTAAACACAAAGCACATAACTCCTAACACAGCTAAACAGAAGTGAAGGAGTCCATATGCATCACAACTCCCTACTGTGATACCGAGTCCGGCGAGGGAGGAGGCACTCCCTCCTTCTGTACACAACACAACACTGCCTTTATCGTTCGCTGCATACTCTTCATCTTACGCTTCAGATAGTCCTGGTCCTTCTTAATCTCAGATAGTTTCGCCTCGATCGCCCCTACACGCTCATCTAAACCTTGACGTGTATTGGGCACTTTATCTGTATCATcaccctctccttcttcttcagcctcatCCTCTTCGCtaccttcttcatcttcttcttcatcttcagctaTCTCGTCACCCATTTCTTCCAACCGCCTTGCCTCTTGTTTAGGGCCACATTGCATGCGATTTAAGGTGTCTTCGGTTATCACTCTTTCTGGATGTGAAGGGCCGATGGATGCCCTAAACCCATTTCCTCGGGCTAGCTTGCAAATTAGGCGGCCAAATGGGAGGGAGAGATTACATCGTTTACTCTTCACAGACTTCACTATATGGTAAAGGATAATGGAGGGCAGGCACACATTCTCCCCACGCCCTATCTGGTACATTATTTCTGCATGGTAGACAGAAACCTCCGTACTGTTTCCCTTTCTCGAATATAAATTATATGTGAAGATGTAGTGCAATAGTCTGTAAATTGGAATCATTTCTTTTTTTCTGAAGCTACTATCTCTCCTCCACTCTACGAGGTGGCCACACAATCTCCTACTTAGCTCACCCCTGTGCTGCGATGTGTTCAAGTTCCTAGTGTCTATAGGGATATGAACCGTCCCCAGTGACACGCCAAGTGTGTTCGCAATGTTTTCTACCCTGATCGGAATCAGCACGTCTCCAAATGAAATGTCAAATCCGAGTGGGTTGACACTTGCATTAATAATTCGAGAATAGAAAAACCGTACATCATGCTCATTGGCTGAAAATTTACCTTCAAAAATAGGTCCCCAACCTTGATGCAAGAGCCGATCTACCACGTCATTTTCGGCAAACAGTCGGTCCCCCACCGTGATTTTGAAAACCACTTCCCTATCGTGATAGTGGCCCGCATCCAATGTCCGGAAGTTTCGGTCGTGGCCCCTCTTTGACCTCCTTTCACGATGAGCCGGTCCAGAACTCGTTGCACCAACATTGACCGTCCCTACATTTCTACTCTTAGGTGGTGATGATGGAGTCGCAACAGCCGCAGCAGCTCGCCTTATGCTTCTTTGTTGAGACGGAGATGATGGACTTACTTGAAcaactctcttcttccccatgagaatGATGGGTTTAGAAAGGTGTTAGAAAGATGAAGAGATGATTGTGGAAGATGTGGAAATGGGGTTTTGAAATTGAGGAGATGGTAAAAGGATTAGAAAAAAAAGTGAAGGAAGATAAAGAATGGGAGTGGAGATGAAGAAAGGTTTAAGGTTTGAAAGATGGAAATGGAGATTGTGGAAGCTGTGGATAATGGGTTTGGAAGTTGAGAGAGTTTGAAAGATGGAAATGGAGATTGTGGAAGATGTGAAGAGGGAGTTTGGAACTTGAAGAGATCGTagaaagattgaaaaaaaaaaaaggagggtgaaggaagatgaagaaagggGAATGGAGATGAAGAAAGGTTTAGAGAAGTTGAGATATTAAGAAGAAGAGAGGGTTTGTGTGAAGGAATTTGAGGAAAGGGGTATGGAATGGGAGGGTTTGGGCGTGTGGGGAGTTAAATACATcatgccatgtgggacccacttaatttttttttaaaaaaagggggcgGGCGGTAGTGCCGCCGGACCAGCGGTAGTGCCGCCCGccccctctcttttttttgtaaaaatttcAGTGGGTCTCACATTTCTTGCAACATTTGAtaattttaatgggccccacacacagaAATACAGTTTTAGTGGGTGTAGAAATACAGTAAGATGGCTGTACCAATTTGGAGTGGTTATAGTCTTTTCTACAACATTTACAGATTTTTCcctttatttcaattttttatttttataattttttaaaaaaaatagaagatgTGAGATCACATTTGCCGATTATGCAATCACACATGATGGAGTGCACATAATCACTTCTGCGATCTGACAACGTTGCCTGTAACGTTGAATGTATTAGCTTGGTTTTCTAGTTCATGGTTAGGGCTGCACCAACGTTTGCTCGGCCCATTGCTCATAATTTCATGTTCAGCTTCATCAGTAAGTTACCATGTTAAGAAATAAAGGTACTTC contains:
- the LOC131237496 gene encoding G-type lectin S-receptor-like serine/threonine-protein kinase At1g34300; this encodes MQFHYISFLLTILPLFSLIPTLRSQDISVGSTLRPTNLSLSWPSPNGTFSFQFLNRTEDSSFIAAISYSGGIAIWKAGGADARVDIGGALEFLSNGNLRLINGSGTTIWQSNTTGLGITSAALEDTGNFVLKNGTTTVWSTFENPTDTILQDQNFTMGKVLRSGRYSFNLLKSGNLTLQWGNSIIYWNQGLNSTFNRSLTSPSLTLQSVGILRLYDLSLPGSVPIAYSSDYGEGGDTVRFLRLDSDGNLRAYSSVRGSGVENPRWAAVLDQCQVFGWCGNMGICSYNDTEPLCGCPSLNFEFVDPNNQRMGCRRKQAIADCPGSSTMLEMSHTQFLTYPPELSNEVFFVGITACRLNCLGGGSCVASTSLSDGSGLCFLKVSDFVSGYQSPALPSTSFVKVCAPAQPNQSPPAAGQTLASSKKLRAWVVAVVVLGTILALVFMEFGLWWCCCRNSPKFGTLSAQYALLEYASGAPVQFSYKDLQRATKGFREKLGAGGFGAVYRGVLANRTVVAVKQLEGIEQGEKQFRMEVATISSTHHLNLVRLIGFCSEGRHRLLVYEFMRNGSLDNFLFSDESLGKLDWGSRFNIALGTARGITYLHEECRDCIVHCDIKPENILLDENYNAKVSDFGLAKLVNPKDHRYRTLTSVRGTRGYLAPEWLANLPITSKSDVYSYGMVLLEIVSGRRNFDVSGDTGRKKFSVWAYEEFDRGSITSIVDKRLADEELDVEQLDRVIQVSFWCIQEQPSQRPTMGKVVQMLEGIMTIEKPPAPKAMEGSLSSTSGSANVSALSTFAASAPAPSSSSSLQALGSSSLSGRNIEKTSSSLLG